Proteins encoded together in one Helicobacter pylori window:
- a CDS encoding nuclease NucT (membrane-associated cation-independent thermostable nuclease; preferentially cleaves ss-DNA; involved in DNA transformation) → MFNKFKKIVGVGVLVSCLGVLQAKSSLFVLPYEQRDALNSLISGISSARESVKIAIYSFTHRDIARAIKSVASRGIKVQIIYDYESNHNNKQSTIGYLDKYPNTKVCLLKGLKAKNGNYYGIMHQKVAIIDDKIVFLGSANWSKNAFENNYEVLLKTDDTETILKAKSYYQKMLEGCVGF, encoded by the coding sequence ATGTTCAACAAATTTAAAAAAATCGTTGGCGTGGGTGTGTTAGTGAGCTGTTTAGGGGTTTTGCAAGCTAAAAGCAGTCTCTTTGTCTTACCTTATGAGCAAAGAGACGCTCTCAATTCTTTAATTTCTGGGATTAGCAGCGCTAGAGAGAGCGTGAAAATCGCTATTTATAGTTTCACGCACAGAGATATTGCAAGAGCGATTAAAAGCGTAGCGAGTAGGGGGATTAAGGTGCAAATCATTTATGATTATGAAAGCAATCACAATAACAAGCAATCCACTATTGGCTATTTAGACAAATACCCTAACACGAAAGTGTGCTTATTAAAAGGGCTTAAGGCTAAAAACGGGAATTATTACGGCATCATGCACCAAAAAGTGGCGATCATTGATGATAAAATCGTGTTTTTAGGCTCAGCGAATTGGAGCAAAAACGCTTTTGAAAACAATTATGAAGTGCTTCTAAAAACCGATGACACAGAGACGATCCTCAAAGCCAAGAGTTATTATCAAAAGATGCTAGAAGGTTGCGTTGGGTTTTAA
- a CDS encoding outer membrane protein, which yields MLVSASLLAHALGADEESAAPSWTKNLYMGFNYQTGSINLMTDIHEVREVTSYQTGYTNVMTSINSVKKLTNMGSNGIGLVMGYNHFFHPDKVLGLRYFAFLDWQGYGMRYPKGYYGGNNMITYGVGVDAIWNFFQGSFYQDDIGVDIGVFGGIAIAGNSWYIGNKGQELLGITNSSRVDNTSFQFLFNFGFKALFVDEHEFEIGFKFPTLNNKYYTTDALRVQMRRVFAFYVGYNYHF from the coding sequence ATGTTGGTTAGCGCAAGCTTGTTAGCACATGCTTTAGGGGCTGATGAAGAAAGCGCTGCACCTTCTTGGACGAAAAATTTGTATATGGGATTCAATTACCAAACAGGTTCTATCAATTTAATGACTGATATTCACGAAGTTAGAGAAGTTACTAGCTATCAAACCGGTTACACCAATGTAATGACTAGCATTAATAGCGTTAAAAAACTCACTAACATGGGTTCTAATGGGATTGGCTTAGTCATGGGCTATAACCACTTTTTCCATCCAGATAAAGTCTTAGGTTTGCGCTATTTTGCTTTTTTAGATTGGCAAGGCTATGGCATGAGATACCCTAAAGGCTATTATGGGGGCAACAACATGATCACTTATGGCGTGGGCGTGGATGCGATATGGAATTTCTTCCAAGGGAGTTTTTATCAAGATGATATTGGCGTGGATATTGGCGTTTTTGGGGGGATTGCGATTGCTGGGAATAGTTGGTATATTGGCAATAAAGGGCAGGAATTATTAGGCATCACTAATAGTAGTAGGGTTGATAACACCTCTTTTCAATTCCTCTTTAACTTTGGTTTCAAAGCTTTATTCGTAGATGAACATGAATTTGAAATCGGGTTTAAATTCCCCACTCTTAACAACAAATACTACACCACCGACGCACTTAGGGTTCAAATGCGTAGGGTTTTTGCCTTTTATGTGGGGTATAATTACCACTTCTAA
- the flgH gene encoding flagellar basal body L-ring protein FlgH, producing MKKALYLGAVVFGVIFSMASANEPKIDFNPPNYVEETPSKEFIPELNKLGSLFGQGERPLFADRRAMKPNDLITIIVSEKASANYSSSKDYKSASGGNSTPPRLTYNGLDERKKKEAQYLDDKNNYNFTKSSNNTNFKGGGSQKKSEDLEIVLSARIIKVLENGNYFIYGNKEVLVDGEKQILKVSGVIRPYDIERNNTIQSKFLADAKIEYTNLGHLSDSNKKKFAADAMETQMPY from the coding sequence ATGAAAAAAGCGCTTTATTTAGGGGCTGTTGTGTTTGGCGTTATATTCAGCATGGCATCAGCCAATGAGCCAAAAATTGATTTTAACCCTCCTAATTATGTAGAAGAAACCCCCTCTAAAGAATTTATCCCTGAATTGAACAAGTTAGGGAGTTTGTTTGGGCAGGGTGAGCGCCCCTTATTTGCGGACAGGAGGGCGATGAAGCCTAACGATTTGATCACAATCATTGTCTCTGAAAAAGCGAGCGCGAATTATTCTAGCTCTAAAGATTATAAAAGCGCTTCAGGGGGTAATTCCACGCCCCCAAGACTCACTTATAACGGGCTAGATGAAAGAAAGAAAAAAGAAGCACAGTATTTAGACGATAAGAATAATTACAATTTCACCAAATCTAGCAATAACACGAATTTTAAAGGCGGTGGCTCGCAAAAAAAGAGCGAAGATTTAGAGATCGTGTTGAGCGCTCGCATCATTAAGGTGCTAGAAAACGGGAATTATTTCATCTATGGGAATAAGGAAGTGCTAGTGGATGGGGAAAAGCAAATCCTTAAGGTGAGCGGGGTGATCCGCCCTTATGATATTGAAAGGAATAACACTATCCAATCCAAGTTTTTGGCTGACGCTAAGATTGAATACACGAATTTAGGGCATTTGAGCGATTCCAATAAAAAGAAATTCGCCGCTGATGCGATGGAAACCCAAATGCCTTATTAA
- the pseF gene encoding pseudaminic acid cytidylyltransferase translates to MRAIAIVLARSSSKRIKNKNIIDFFNKPMLAYPIETALNSKLFEKVFISSDSMEYVSLAKNYGASFLNLRPKNLADDRATTLEVMAYHMKELELKDEDIACCLYGASVFLQEKHLKNAFETLKQNQNVDYVFTCSPFSASPYRSFSLENGVQMAFKEHLNTRTQDLKTLYHDAGLLYMGKAQAFKEMRPIFSPNSIALELSPLEVQDIDTLEDLELAKLKYSRLKNAC, encoded by the coding sequence ATGAGAGCGATCGCTATTGTTTTAGCCAGAAGTTCCAGTAAAAGGATTAAGAATAAAAATATTATTGATTTTTTCAATAAACCCATGCTCGCTTACCCCATTGAAACAGCGCTAAATTCCAAGCTCTTTGAAAAGGTGTTTATCTCTAGCGATAGCATGGAGTATGTGAGTTTGGCTAAAAATTATGGGGCGAGTTTTTTGAATTTACGCCCTAAAAATTTAGCGGATGACAGAGCCACGACTTTAGAGGTGATGGCCTACCACATGAAAGAATTAGAGTTAAAAGATGAAGATATTGCGTGTTGTTTGTATGGCGCTTCAGTATTTTTACAAGAAAAGCATTTAAAAAACGCTTTTGAAACTTTAAAACAAAATCAAAATGTGGATTATGTTTTCACATGCTCTCCCTTTAGCGCTTCGCCCTATCGTTCTTTTAGCCTTGAAAACGGCGTTCAAATGGCTTTTAAAGAGCATTTAAACACGCGCACGCAAGATTTAAAAACGCTCTATCATGACGCAGGGTTGCTTTATATGGGGAAGGCTCAAGCCTTTAAAGAAATGCGGCCTATTTTTAGCCCAAATTCCATCGCTTTAGAATTATCGCCCCTAGAAGTCCAAGATATTGACACTTTAGAAGATTTAGAATTAGCCAAGCTCAAATACAGCCGTTTGAAAAACGCATGCTAG
- a CDS encoding CMP-N-acetylneuraminic acid synthetase has protein sequence MQPFEKRMLVKILCDSFLTSGLGHVRRCEKILSFIEKLGVEASLYLHKQNDIGAFLEGVGNDDFLIADSYCLNSKDFYLLKEKAKSLMVIEDEEHVKGFYPKNTKIMNFTLNALKHYHHLSKDYQYYLGVGFYPVDARFIYERPINTENKEVLITLGGSEQKTLKEIVKILENKNVNLHIISSYTPKNPPKNTHYYSPLNPLEFSSLMKSCACAIGAAGQTLYELALSQTPSLILPIASNQILQSKEFESLGIFKQTSLKTLAKDFEKLQIQKNQAWAKNLAFGSELEGALREFLEI, from the coding sequence ATACAGCCGTTTGAAAAACGCATGCTAGTAAAAATTTTGTGCGATTCGTTTTTAACAAGCGGTTTAGGGCATGTGAGGCGTTGTGAAAAAATCCTTTCTTTTATAGAAAAATTAGGGGTTGAAGCGAGCCTTTATTTACACAAGCAAAACGATATAGGTGCTTTTTTAGAGGGCGTTGGCAATGATGATTTTTTGATTGCAGACAGCTATTGTTTAAATTCAAAGGATTTTTACCTTTTAAAAGAAAAAGCTAAAAGCCTTATGGTGATAGAAGATGAAGAGCATGTTAAGGGGTTTTACCCTAAAAACACCAAGATCATGAATTTCACGCTGAACGCCTTAAAACACTACCATCATTTATCAAAAGATTATCAGTATTATTTGGGGGTGGGGTTTTACCCTGTTGATGCTCGTTTTATTTATGAGCGCCCTATCAATACAGAAAACAAAGAAGTGCTAATCACTCTAGGGGGGAGCGAGCAAAAAACGCTCAAAGAGATAGTCAAAATTTTAGAAAATAAGAATGTGAATTTGCATATCATTTCATCTTATACGCCCAAAAATCCTCCCAAAAACACGCATTATTACAGCCCTTTAAACCCTTTAGAGTTCAGTTCTTTGATGAAATCTTGCGCTTGCGCTATTGGCGCTGCGGGTCAAACCCTCTATGAATTGGCCCTTTCTCAAACGCCCTCTCTTATCCTTCCCATTGCCTCTAATCAAATCCTTCAAAGCAAAGAATTTGAAAGCTTGGGCATTTTCAAGCAAACGAGCTTAAAAACTCTAGCTAAAGATTTTGAAAAATTACAAATTCAAAAAAATCAAGCCTGGGCAAAAAACCTGGCCTTTGGGAGTGAACTAGAGGGCGCATTAAGGGAGTTTTTAGAAATTTGA
- the pseH gene encoding UDP-4-amino-4,6-dideoxy-N-acetyl-beta-L-altrosamine N-acetyltransferase — MKKNYSYGNIQAIDFTNLNDGEKLLVLEFRNHPNTALWMYSANISLKTHLQFIEDLKNSPSHRYFLFKEEGVYLGVGSITKINFFHKHGYLGIYKNPFLKNGGETILKALECIAFEEFQLHSLHLEVMENNFKAIAFYEKNHYELEGRLKGFISKDKEFIDVLLYYKDKKKYNGQSSLKL, encoded by the coding sequence TTGAAGAAAAATTATTCTTATGGAAATATCCAAGCGATTGATTTTACTAATTTAAACGATGGAGAAAAGCTGTTGGTTTTAGAATTTCGTAACCACCCAAACACTGCCTTATGGATGTATAGCGCTAATATTTCTTTAAAAACGCATTTGCAATTCATAGAAGATCTCAAAAATTCGCCTAGCCACCGCTATTTTTTGTTTAAAGAAGAGGGCGTTTATTTAGGGGTTGGCTCTATCACTAAAATCAATTTTTTTCATAAGCATGGGTATTTGGGGATTTATAAAAACCCTTTTTTGAAAAATGGGGGAGAAACGATTTTAAAAGCTTTAGAATGCATCGCTTTTGAAGAGTTCCAATTGCATTCTTTGCACTTAGAAGTGATGGAAAACAATTTTAAAGCGATCGCTTTTTATGAAAAAAACCATTATGAGTTAGAGGGGCGTTTGAAAGGCTTTATTTCTAAAGATAAGGAGTTTATAGACGTTCTTTTGTATTACAAGGATAAGAAAAAATATAATGGTCAATCTTCTCTAAAACTTTAG
- a CDS encoding NAD+ synthase, translating to MQKDYQKLIVYLCDFLEKEVQKRGFKKVVYGLSGGLDSTVVGVLCQKVFKENAHALLMPSSVSMPESKTDALDLCETFSIPYTEYSIAPYDAIFGSHFKDASLTRKGNFCARLRMAFLYDYSLKSDSLVIGTSNKSERMLGYGTLFGDLACAINPIGELFKTEVYELALHLNIPKKILNKPPSADLFVGQSDEKDLGYPYSVIDPLLKDIEALFQTKPIHLETLTQLGYDEILVKSIISRIQKNAFKLELPTIAKRFNPE from the coding sequence ATGCAAAAAGATTACCAAAAACTCATCGTCTATTTATGCGATTTTTTAGAAAAAGAAGTTCAAAAACGCGGCTTTAAAAAAGTCGTTTACGGGCTGAGCGGGGGGCTAGATAGCACGGTCGTTGGGGTGCTGTGCCAAAAGGTTTTTAAAGAAAACGCTCATGCCCTTTTAATGCCCTCTTCAGTCTCTATGCCAGAAAGTAAAACAGACGCCCTAGATTTGTGCGAAACGTTTTCTATCCCTTATACAGAATATTCTATCGCTCCCTATGATGCCATCTTTGGCTCTCATTTTAAAGACGCAAGCCTTACTAGAAAGGGGAATTTTTGTGCAAGGTTGCGCATGGCTTTTTTATACGATTATTCTTTAAAAAGCGATTCTTTAGTCATTGGCACGAGCAATAAAAGTGAAAGAATGTTAGGCTATGGCACTTTATTTGGGGATTTGGCGTGCGCGATTAACCCGATTGGGGAATTATTTAAAACCGAAGTTTATGAACTAGCTCTCCATTTAAATATCCCTAAAAAGATTTTAAACAAGCCCCCTAGTGCGGATTTATTTGTAGGGCAAAGCGATGAAAAGGATTTGGGCTATCCTTATAGCGTGATCGATCCTTTATTGAAGGATATTGAAGCGTTATTCCAAACAAAGCCCATCCATTTAGAAACGCTCACCCAATTAGGCTATGATGAAATTTTAGTAAAAAGCATCATAAGCCGTATCCAAAAAAACGCTTTTAAATTGGAATTACCCACTATCGCTAAACGATTTAACCCTGAATGA
- the ilvC gene encoding ketol-acid reductoisomerase, whose translation MALPIYYDKDIDLGVIQSLQVGIIGYGAQGEAQALNLRDSKVKARIGLYQGSLSVSKAKKEGFEVLGVKELVQQSDVIMALLPDELHKEVLEKEVIPFLKEGQIVGFAHGFSVHFNQVVLPKGVGAILVAPKGPGSALREEYLKNRGLYHLIAIEQESSKNNAKAVALSYAKAMGGGRMGVLETSFKEECESDLFGEQAVLCGGLEAIVRMGFETLLKAGYPEELAYFECVHEVKLVADLLHYKGVEGLRKHISNTAEFGAIKNREPMGKLLEKRMQKILKKIQNGSFAKDFLLEKSLNYPRLNTERKALKETKIEQIGEILCAPFNHKK comes from the coding sequence TTGGCATTACCCATTTATTATGATAAAGACATTGATTTAGGCGTTATCCAATCCTTACAAGTGGGCATTATTGGCTATGGCGCTCAAGGAGAAGCCCAAGCGCTCAATTTGAGGGACTCTAAAGTAAAGGCGCGTATTGGCTTGTATCAAGGGAGTTTGAGCGTTTCAAAAGCAAAAAAAGAGGGTTTTGAGGTGCTAGGAGTCAAGGAATTAGTCCAACAATCGGATGTGATCATGGCGTTACTTCCGGATGAATTGCATAAAGAAGTGTTAGAAAAAGAAGTGATCCCTTTTTTAAAAGAGGGGCAGATTGTGGGCTTTGCTCATGGTTTTAGCGTGCATTTCAATCAAGTTGTTCTTCCAAAAGGCGTGGGCGCAATTTTAGTCGCGCCAAAAGGGCCCGGGAGCGCTTTAAGAGAAGAATACCTTAAAAATAGGGGCTTATACCATTTAATCGCCATAGAGCAAGAAAGCTCAAAAAATAACGCTAAAGCGGTGGCTTTAAGCTATGCTAAAGCGATGGGTGGGGGGAGAATGGGGGTTTTAGAAACGAGCTTTAAAGAAGAATGCGAGAGCGATTTATTCGGCGAGCAAGCGGTTTTGTGCGGAGGGTTAGAAGCGATTGTGAGAATGGGGTTTGAAACTTTACTCAAGGCAGGATACCCTGAAGAATTAGCCTATTTTGAATGCGTGCATGAAGTGAAATTAGTGGCGGATTTATTGCATTATAAGGGGGTAGAGGGCTTAAGGAAGCACATTTCTAACACCGCTGAATTTGGGGCGATTAAAAATAGAGAGCCTATGGGAAAGCTGTTAGAAAAACGCATGCAAAAAATCTTAAAAAAGATTCAAAACGGCTCATTCGCTAAAGATTTTTTACTAGAAAAGAGCTTGAATTACCCCAGGTTAAACACAGAGAGGAAAGCCCTTAAAGAGACTAAAATAGAACAAATTGGGGAAATTTTATGCGCCCCATTCAACCATAAAAAATAA
- the minE gene encoding cell division topological specificity factor MinE gives MSLFDFFKNKGSAATATDRLKLILAKERTLNLPYMEEMRKEIIAVIQKYTKSSDIHFKTLDSNQSVETIEVEIILPK, from the coding sequence ATGAGTTTGTTTGATTTTTTTAAAAACAAAGGGAGCGCGGCTACCGCAACAGACCGATTGAAATTGATTCTAGCCAAAGAGCGCACCTTAAATTTACCCTACATGGAAGAGATGCGTAAAGAAATCATTGCCGTCATTCAAAAATACACTAAATCTTCAGACATCCATTTCAAAACCCTTGACAGCAACCAGAGCGTGGAAACGATTGAAGTGGAAATTATATTGCCTAAATAG
- the dprA gene encoding DNA-protecting protein DprA, translated as MKSHFQYSALENIPKAFDILKDPPKKLYCVGDTKLLDTPLKVAIIGTRRPTPYSKQHTITLARELAKNGAVIVSGGALGVDIIAQENALPKTIMLSPCSLDFIYPTNNHKVIQEIAQNGLILSEYEKDFMPIKGSFLARNRLVIALSDAVIIPQADLQSGSMSSARLAQKYQKPLFVLPQRLNESDGTNELLEKGQAQGIFNIQNFINTLLKDYHLKEMPGMKDEFLEYCAKNPSYEEAYLKFGDKLLEYELLGKIKRINHLVVLA; from the coding sequence ATGAAAAGCCACTTCCAATACAGCGCGCTAGAGAACATCCCTAAAGCCTTTGACATTCTCAAAGACCCTCCTAAAAAGCTCTATTGTGTGGGCGATACCAAGCTTTTGGATACGCCTTTAAAAGTGGCGATCATAGGCACAAGAAGACCCACCCCTTATAGCAAGCAACACACCATCACTCTGGCCAGAGAGCTTGCTAAAAATGGTGCGGTTATTGTGAGCGGGGGAGCGTTAGGCGTGGATATTATCGCTCAAGAAAACGCCTTGCCAAAAACGATCATGCTTTCGCCTTGCAGTTTGGATTTCATCTATCCTACGAACAATCATAAAGTGATCCAAGAAATCGCGCAAAACGGCTTGATTTTAAGCGAATATGAAAAAGACTTCATGCCCATTAAAGGCTCTTTTTTAGCGAGAAACCGCCTGGTGATCGCTTTAAGCGATGCGGTCATTATCCCCCAAGCGGATTTACAAAGCGGCTCTATGAGCAGCGCGAGATTAGCCCAGAAATACCAAAAACCCTTGTTTGTTTTACCCCAACGCTTGAATGAGAGCGATGGCACTAATGAGCTTTTAGAAAAAGGGCAGGCTCAAGGGATATTTAATATTCAAAATTTTATAAACACCCTTTTAAAAGATTACCATTTAAAAGAAATGCCTGGAATGAAAGATGAATTTTTAGAATATTGCGCGAAAAACCCTAGCTATGAAGAAGCGTATCTCAAATTTGGGGATAAGCTTTTAGAATACGAGCTGTTAGGTAAGATCAAGCGCATCAATCATCTCGTGGTGTTAGCATGA
- the ruvX gene encoding Holliday junction resolvase RuvX, with product MILACDVGLKRIGIAMLLNGVILPLEAILRHNRNQASRDLSDLLREKNIQVLVVGKPNESYADTNARIEHFIKLVDFKGEIVFINEDNSSIEAYDNLEHLGRKNKRLAIKDGRLDSLSACKILERYCQQVLKNH from the coding sequence ATGATTTTAGCGTGCGATGTGGGGTTAAAACGCATTGGCATCGCTATGCTTTTAAACGGCGTTATCTTGCCTTTAGAAGCGATTTTACGCCACAACAGAAATCAGGCCTCTAGGGATTTGAGCGATTTGTTGAGAGAAAAAAACATTCAAGTGCTAGTGGTGGGCAAGCCCAATGAAAGCTATGCGGATACGAACGCACGCATTGAGCATTTCATCAAGCTTGTAGATTTTAAGGGCGAAATCGTTTTTATTAATGAAGATAATTCTAGCATAGAAGCTTATGACAATTTGGAGCATTTGGGTAGGAAAAATAAGCGGCTCGCTATCAAAGACGGCCGGCTAGACTCTTTGAGCGCTTGTAAGATTTTAGAGCGCTATTGCCAGCAGGTTTTAAAAAATCATTAG
- a CDS encoding RluA family pseudouridine synthase — translation MPFVEEEFEILKPTKALFLVRDVLKCSLKEAQRHLDKQRLKQNQQAVRKSQIIQGVVRLIYFKPNEKQEKLVFETKDFGVFDKPHQVYTHPKGYFYHESLLDCIQSHLSKNAHPAHRLDYETSGLVLAGKTLQSTKDLKALFMQKKVKKTYLALAHGLVDKSIIINKPILTPENIQKDLRIRSQISPLGKPSITLVEPLSYNPFLDISLLKITPLTGRTHQIRLHLSSINHRIVGEGLYGVADEEARGYLQLKRENHAPLLMLHASSLEFEFKGAIYQIASQIPERFMPFLKD, via the coding sequence GTGCCTTTTGTTGAAGAAGAATTTGAAATTTTAAAACCCACCAAAGCCTTGTTTTTGGTGCGCGATGTTTTAAAATGCTCTCTAAAAGAAGCCCAACGGCACCTTGACAAACAACGCCTAAAACAAAACCAACAAGCCGTGCGTAAATCTCAAATCATTCAAGGGGTCGTTCGCTTGATTTATTTCAAGCCTAATGAAAAACAAGAAAAGCTTGTTTTTGAGACTAAGGATTTTGGCGTGTTTGACAAACCCCATCAAGTCTATACCCACCCTAAAGGCTATTTTTACCATGAAAGCTTATTAGATTGCATCCAATCGCATTTGAGCAAAAACGCCCACCCAGCCCATAGACTGGACTATGAAACGAGCGGGTTGGTTTTAGCGGGCAAGACTTTACAAAGCACTAAGGATTTAAAAGCGCTTTTTATGCAAAAAAAAGTGAAAAAAACTTATTTGGCGCTAGCGCATGGGTTGGTGGATAAAAGTATCATCATAAATAAGCCCATTCTAACGCCAGAAAACATTCAAAAAGATTTGCGCATTCGATCTCAAATTTCTCCCTTGGGTAAGCCTTCAATCACGCTTGTTGAGCCTTTAAGCTATAACCCTTTTTTGGATATAAGCTTACTCAAAATCACCCCGCTCACCGGGCGCACGCACCAGATCCGCTTGCATTTAAGCAGTATAAATCACAGGATCGTGGGCGAGGGGCTTTATGGGGTGGCCGATGAAGAAGCGAGAGGATACCTTCAATTAAAGCGCGAAAATCACGCCCCATTACTCATGCTCCATGCCTCTAGTTTAGAGTTTGAATTTAAAGGGGCGATCTATCAAATCGCTTCTCAAATACCCGAACGCTTCATGCCGTTTTTAAAAGATTGA
- a CDS encoding CTP synthetase, giving the protein MDRAKFIFVTGGVLSSLGKGISSSSIATLLQHCNYQVSILKIDPYINIDPGTMSPLEHGEVFVTSDGAETDLDIGHYERFLNRNLTRLNNFTTGQIFSSVIENERKGEYLGKTIQIVPHVTDEIKRRIKSAAKGLDFLIVEVGGTVGDMEGMFYLEAIRQLKLELGNEKVINVHVTLIPYIQTTNELKTKPTQHSVQELRRLGVTPQIILARSPKPLDKELKKKIALSCDVEQDSVIVATDTKSIYACPILFLQEGILTPIARRFNLNKLHPKMAAWNTLVEKIIAPKHKVKIGFVGKYLSLKESYKSLIEALIHAGAHLDTQVNIEWLDSENFNEKTDLEGVDAILVPGGFGERGIEGKICAIQRARLEKLPFLGICLGMQLAIVEFCRNVLGLKGANSTEFNQRCEYPVVYLIEDFMDQNHQKQVRTYNSPLGGTMRLGEYECEIMPNSLLEKAYKKPNIKERHRHRYEINPKYRQEWENKGLKVVGFGANHLIEAIELEDHPFFVGVQFHPEFTSRLQSPNPIILDFIKSALHKS; this is encoded by the coding sequence ATGGATAGAGCCAAATTTATATTCGTTACAGGGGGCGTGTTAAGCTCTCTAGGGAAAGGGATTTCATCTTCTTCAATCGCTACGCTTTTACAGCATTGCAATTACCAGGTTTCTATTTTGAAGATTGATCCTTATATTAATATTGATCCAGGCACCATGAGTCCTTTAGAGCATGGGGAAGTGTTTGTAACTAGCGATGGCGCTGAAACGGATTTAGACATCGGGCATTATGAACGCTTTTTGAACAGGAATTTAACAAGGTTGAATAATTTCACTACCGGGCAGATTTTTTCAAGCGTAATAGAAAACGAAAGGAAAGGGGAGTATTTAGGCAAAACCATTCAAATCGTCCCCCATGTAACCGATGAAATCAAAAGGCGCATTAAAAGCGCGGCTAAGGGGTTGGATTTTTTAATCGTGGAAGTGGGCGGAACCGTGGGCGATATGGAGGGCATGTTTTATTTGGAAGCGATCCGCCAGCTTAAATTGGAATTGGGGAATGAAAAAGTCATCAATGTGCATGTAACCCTGATCCCCTATATCCAAACCACTAACGAATTAAAAACCAAACCCACGCAGCATTCCGTCCAAGAATTACGGCGTCTTGGCGTAACCCCTCAAATCATTTTGGCGCGATCGCCTAAGCCTTTGGATAAAGAATTGAAAAAAAAGATCGCTTTGAGTTGCGATGTGGAGCAAGACAGCGTGATTGTGGCCACAGACACTAAAAGCATTTACGCATGCCCCATTCTTTTCTTGCAAGAAGGCATTTTGACCCCCATTGCCAGACGCTTTAATTTGAATAAACTACACCCCAAAATGGCGGCTTGGAACACTTTAGTAGAAAAGATTATCGCTCCTAAACACAAAGTCAAAATTGGTTTTGTGGGCAAGTATTTAAGCTTAAAAGAATCTTATAAATCCTTGATTGAAGCCCTAATCCATGCGGGGGCGCATCTGGATACGCAAGTCAATATTGAATGGCTGGATAGCGAGAATTTTAATGAAAAGACTGATTTAGAGGGCGTTGATGCGATTTTAGTGCCGGGGGGCTTTGGAGAAAGGGGGATTGAGGGCAAAATTTGCGCCATTCAAAGGGCTAGGTTAGAAAAACTCCCCTTTTTAGGGATTTGTTTGGGCATGCAATTAGCGATCGTGGAATTTTGCCGCAATGTTTTAGGCTTAAAAGGGGCTAACTCTACGGAGTTTAACCAACGCTGCGAATACCCTGTGGTGTATTTGATTGAAGATTTTATGGATCAAAACCACCAAAAACAGGTGCGCACCTATAATTCGCCATTGGGTGGCACCATGCGATTAGGCGAATACGAATGCGAAATCATGCCTAACAGCTTGCTAGAAAAAGCCTATAAAAAACCCAATATTAAAGAAAGACACCGCCATCGTTATGAAATCAACCCCAAATACCGCCAAGAGTGGGAAAATAAGGGCTTGAAAGTGGTGGGTTTTGGAGCGAATCATTTGATTGAAGCGATTGAGTTAGAAGATCACCCTTTCTTTGTGGGGGTGCAATTCCACCCGGAATTCACCTCCAGGTTGCAAAGCCCTAACCCTATTATTTTGGATTTCATTAAGAGCGCTCTTCATAAATCCTAA